One Sediminibacillus dalangtanensis genomic region harbors:
- a CDS encoding zinc-dependent alcohol dehydrogenase has product MQAVTFQGKDNIQVKQVEDPTIHENTDIIVRITATGICGSDLHLMKGSIPLGEDYVIGHEPMGIVEEVGSHVKNLKKGDRVVVPFNIGCGECFYCKNQMESQCDNSNPHGDAGALFGYSEQFGNYPGGQAEYLRVPYADFTSFKVPENSELEDESVLFLSDVIPTSYWSVEHSGVKSGDTVVVLGCGPIGLMTQKFAWLKGAERVIGVDQVPHRLEHAKRVNNVETYDFSNNSELGSLLNEKTKGGADVVIDCVGMDGTVPKGESFGSDQDNQVGTIRPIVTASQAVRKFGTVQLTGVYGSNANDFPLGDFFSRNVSLKMGQAPVIHLMPELYNMVENGYVNPTDIITHRMDLKDAADAYRIFDEKSDGNIKVVLKP; this is encoded by the coding sequence ATGCAAGCTGTAACCTTTCAGGGGAAGGATAATATCCAAGTTAAACAGGTAGAGGACCCAACGATTCATGAAAATACGGATATTATCGTTCGGATAACAGCCACAGGTATTTGTGGATCTGATTTGCATTTAATGAAGGGTAGTATCCCTTTAGGTGAGGACTATGTCATTGGCCATGAGCCGATGGGAATTGTGGAGGAAGTCGGTTCCCATGTAAAAAACCTAAAAAAGGGCGATCGAGTCGTCGTGCCATTTAATATTGGCTGCGGTGAGTGCTTTTATTGTAAAAACCAGATGGAGAGTCAGTGTGATAATTCCAATCCACATGGTGACGCTGGCGCATTATTTGGTTACTCTGAACAGTTCGGAAATTATCCGGGCGGCCAGGCTGAATACTTACGTGTGCCATACGCAGACTTTACTTCTTTCAAAGTCCCAGAAAACAGTGAATTGGAGGACGAAAGCGTACTGTTTTTATCCGACGTCATTCCGACTTCTTACTGGAGCGTGGAACACAGCGGAGTAAAATCCGGTGATACGGTAGTCGTTTTGGGATGTGGGCCGATCGGACTGATGACGCAGAAGTTCGCCTGGCTGAAAGGCGCGGAACGGGTCATTGGTGTAGACCAAGTTCCGCATCGTCTGGAACATGCCAAACGAGTCAACAACGTCGAAACGTATGACTTTAGCAATAACAGTGAGCTTGGTTCTTTGCTTAACGAAAAAACCAAGGGCGGCGCCGATGTCGTGATTGATTGTGTCGGTATGGACGGGACAGTCCCGAAAGGAGAATCGTTTGGCTCTGATCAAGATAATCAAGTTGGAACCATTCGCCCGATCGTTACCGCATCGCAAGCTGTCCGTAAATTTGGTACAGTCCAGCTTACCGGGGTATATGGCAGCAATGCAAACGATTTTCCGCTCGGAGACTTCTTTTCACGCAATGTTTCCTTGAAAATGGGACAAGCACCGGTGATTCATTTAATGCCGGAATTATACAATATGGTCGAAAATGGCTATGTCAATCCAACCGATATCATTACCCACCGAATGGACTTGAAGGATGCAGCTGATGCCTATAGAATCTTTGATGAAAAGTCCGATGGGAATATTAAAGTGGTATTGAAACCATAA
- a CDS encoding pyridoxamine 5'-phosphate oxidase family protein, with translation MEQNQVRDKVVSILDSNLIGTMATVKDDKPFSRYMTFFNEEFTLYTATDKDTHKVEDIDKNNRVHILLGYKGEGLEDAYLEIEGTAAIKESNDIKKKIWNDKLEAWFEGPDDPDYIVLEIKPSEIRLMNTKEGSPQVLGL, from the coding sequence ATGGAACAAAATCAAGTTAGAGATAAAGTGGTCAGTATCCTGGATAGTAATTTAATCGGAACGATGGCTACAGTAAAAGACGACAAACCATTTTCGCGTTATATGACGTTTTTCAATGAGGAATTTACGTTATATACTGCCACCGACAAGGACACCCATAAAGTAGAAGACATTGACAAAAACAATCGCGTCCACATCCTGCTTGGATATAAAGGGGAAGGGCTGGAAGATGCCTACTTGGAGATTGAAGGGACAGCGGCAATCAAAGAGTCGAATGACATCAAGAAAAAAATATGGAACGATAAATTGGAAGCATGGTTTGAAGGTCCGGACGATCCAGACTACATTGTGCTGGAAATCAAGCCGAGTGAAATCCGATTGATGAATACCAAGGAAGGCAGTCCACAAGTACTGGGATTGTAA
- the ytzI gene encoding YtzI protein yields the protein MMIMVSIICVIVVALIIGLSLLTTSKGYAYKHKVDPHPDDLAEQQRDEREQQKEANAQNNRT from the coding sequence ATGATGATAATGGTATCCATTATTTGTGTAATTGTGGTGGCACTGATTATCGGATTATCATTGCTAACCACTTCGAAAGGGTATGCATATAAACATAAAGTTGACCCACATCCGGATGACTTGGCAGAACAGCAAAGGGATGAACGGGAACAACAGAAAGAAGCAAATGCACAGAATAACCGGACATGA
- a CDS encoding YqjF family protein, whose protein sequence is MAERAKWPWVAEQHWDDLLFIHWPVPYEALRPHVPEPFELETFNGTAWISIVPFLGNKNRFRGMPGVIPFVSSFLELNVRTYIRYKGESGVYFFSFDADSNAAVAGARTVFSLPYMKAEMSMKRNRKEKEVLFRSQRIQKDAPPAHFFARYRPISQTSHAKVGSLTHWLAERYCLFNIKGDKVLKGPINHSPWELQEAELEVEMDDLVPFLPKKYFSERPLVHYSKRKKVHFYPFETVGEVNK, encoded by the coding sequence ATGGCTGAACGAGCAAAATGGCCGTGGGTGGCAGAACAGCACTGGGATGATTTACTATTCATTCACTGGCCTGTTCCTTACGAAGCATTACGTCCGCATGTACCAGAGCCGTTTGAGCTTGAAACATTCAACGGGACCGCATGGATCAGTATCGTGCCTTTTCTTGGTAACAAAAATCGCTTCAGGGGAATGCCAGGTGTCATTCCGTTCGTATCTTCTTTTTTAGAGCTGAATGTGCGGACTTATATCCGATATAAAGGAGAATCCGGCGTTTACTTCTTTTCCTTCGATGCAGATAGCAATGCCGCGGTGGCAGGAGCTAGAACGGTGTTTTCTCTCCCTTATATGAAAGCAGAGATGTCGATGAAGAGGAATAGGAAAGAGAAGGAGGTTCTCTTTCGAAGCCAGCGTATCCAAAAAGATGCACCTCCTGCACACTTTTTCGCGCGATATCGACCGATTTCGCAAACTTCCCATGCAAAAGTGGGTTCCTTGACTCATTGGCTGGCCGAACGCTACTGTTTGTTTAATATAAAGGGAGACAAAGTCCTGAAGGGTCCGATCAATCACTCCCCATGGGAGTTACAGGAAGCGGAACTGGAGGTGGAGATGGATGATTTGGTTCCATTTCTTCCTAAAAAATATTTTTCCGAAAGGCCACTTGTACACTATTCCAAAAGGAAGAAGGTTCATTTTTATCCCTTTGAGACCGTTGGGGAAGTAAATAAATAA
- a CDS encoding iron-containing alcohol dehydrogenase, with protein sequence MDNFTYYNPTKLIFGKGQLEKLKEEVPQYGKKVLMVYGGGSIKRNGLYDDVKNTLAEINAEVFELSGVEPNPRVSTARKGIEICKKEGIDFLLAVGGGSTIDCTKAIAAGAKYDGDVWEIVTKQAAATDALPFGTVLTLAATGSEMNAGSVITNWETNEKYGWGSPYTFPKFSILDPVNTFSVPRDQTIYGIVDMMSHALEHYFHKESNTLLQDRMVESLLLTVMETAPKLLDNLESYEHRATILYNGTMALNGVVNMGYRGDWATHNLEHAVSAVHDIPHGGGLAIIFPNWMKHTIDEDPSRFKQLAVRVFDVDPEGKSEREVGLEGIEKLREFWNSIDAPSRLSDYGIKEDSIELMAEKTVTANSEYGNFKKLNKQDSLEILKASL encoded by the coding sequence ATGGATAACTTTACATATTACAATCCAACCAAACTAATTTTCGGTAAGGGACAGTTGGAAAAATTAAAAGAAGAAGTGCCACAATACGGCAAGAAAGTATTAATGGTCTATGGTGGCGGAAGCATTAAACGGAATGGCCTTTACGATGATGTAAAAAACACACTGGCCGAAATCAATGCAGAGGTCTTCGAACTATCCGGTGTCGAACCGAATCCACGTGTATCTACTGCCCGGAAAGGGATTGAAATTTGTAAAAAAGAAGGAATCGACTTCCTTTTGGCTGTCGGTGGCGGAAGTACAATTGACTGTACCAAAGCGATTGCAGCTGGTGCTAAATATGACGGCGATGTCTGGGAGATTGTAACCAAGCAAGCGGCTGCTACAGATGCCCTTCCATTCGGCACCGTTCTGACATTGGCAGCTACAGGATCGGAAATGAACGCCGGTTCGGTTATCACCAATTGGGAAACCAATGAAAAATATGGATGGGGAAGCCCTTATACGTTCCCTAAATTCTCGATATTGGACCCTGTTAATACGTTTTCGGTCCCTCGCGATCAGACCATTTACGGAATCGTGGACATGATGTCCCATGCGCTGGAGCATTACTTCCACAAGGAAAGCAATACCCTGCTGCAGGATCGCATGGTTGAATCGTTGCTGCTCACCGTGATGGAAACAGCCCCAAAGCTGCTTGACAATCTGGAAAGCTATGAGCACCGGGCAACGATTTTATATAATGGAACAATGGCCCTTAACGGTGTTGTGAACATGGGATACCGGGGTGACTGGGCAACCCACAACCTGGAACACGCTGTATCGGCTGTCCATGATATCCCTCACGGAGGCGGCCTTGCGATCATCTTCCCTAACTGGATGAAGCACACGATTGATGAAGACCCAAGCCGCTTCAAGCAGTTAGCCGTACGAGTATTCGACGTCGATCCGGAAGGAAAATCCGAACGGGAAGTAGGTCTGGAAGGAATCGAAAAACTGCGTGAATTCTGGAATAGCATTGATGCACCTTCCCGTTTATCCGACTATGGTATCAAGGAAGACAGCATCGAATTAATGGCGGAAAAGACCGTGACTGCCAACAGCGAATACGGCAACTTCAAAAAACTCAATAAACAGGATTCCTTGGAAATCCTGAAAGCAAGTTTGTAA
- a CDS encoding SDR family oxidoreductase, with the protein MKKTYVHIKEENDKAKPAFPPQHQPQQPGIEGLMIPKPIVEDPDYCGSGKLAGKVAVITGGDSGIGAATAIAFAKEGADIAIAYYSSYENEDAFRTRQRIESLGQRCLLMTADLREEENCRAVIAETLETFGRLDVLVNNHGVQFPQDSLLDVSSEQFDDTFKTNIYAFFYLTKAALPYLKKSSAIINTASVVAYEGNEKLIDYSATKGAIVGFTRALSQNLASIPIRVNAVAPGPIWTPLIPSSFSAEYVTTFGQDVPFKRAGQPFELAPAYVYLASDDASYVSGQVIHVNGGTMVSS; encoded by the coding sequence ATGAAAAAAACGTATGTCCATATCAAGGAAGAAAACGACAAAGCAAAACCGGCATTTCCACCACAGCATCAACCACAGCAACCGGGTATCGAAGGACTGATGATTCCAAAACCCATCGTGGAGGACCCAGATTACTGCGGTTCAGGTAAGCTAGCCGGCAAGGTTGCTGTTATCACCGGCGGGGACAGTGGAATCGGTGCCGCAACTGCCATTGCTTTTGCCAAAGAAGGTGCCGACATCGCCATTGCTTACTATTCTTCCTATGAAAACGAAGATGCCTTCCGGACCAGACAACGCATTGAAAGTCTTGGACAGCGCTGCCTGCTCATGACTGCCGACCTGCGAGAAGAGGAAAACTGTCGGGCCGTAATAGCTGAAACATTGGAAACTTTCGGCCGGCTGGATGTACTGGTTAATAACCATGGTGTGCAATTTCCTCAAGACAGTCTTCTGGACGTATCCTCTGAGCAATTCGATGATACGTTCAAAACCAACATTTATGCGTTTTTCTATTTAACCAAGGCAGCTCTTCCTTATTTAAAAAAATCGAGTGCCATTATTAATACTGCCTCCGTCGTGGCTTATGAAGGGAATGAAAAATTGATCGACTACTCTGCCACCAAAGGGGCGATCGTTGGGTTCACCCGTGCCTTGTCTCAAAACCTGGCCAGCATTCCGATACGGGTAAATGCGGTAGCACCTGGACCAATTTGGACGCCCTTGATTCCATCCAGTTTCTCTGCGGAATATGTGACAACCTTCGGGCAGGATGTCCCTTTCAAACGAGCCGGTCAGCCTTTTGAGCTTGCGCCAGCATATGTTTATCTTGCTTCGGATGATGCTTCCTATGTTTCAGGTCAGGTCATCCACGTAAACGGCGGCACTATGGTAAGTTCCTAA
- a CDS encoding TetR/AcrR family transcriptional regulator, protein MTERRMEIIQSAIKCFSRKGYFSTSMQEIAEDCGVSKGLLYKLFDSKEDLLIQVFESNHKRMFEKARTIYLDKTLVPREVFKQSILIELEGMFENKDFFNILYKSLPKENNKEIQALSKRTRAAMLSWHKKLLLDAYQEEAEPIIWDLTVTLQGVIKEYVQLIVQEQKPANLHRIAEYIVDTLDATVEKHSDKQAVLTKELMEEYETYQFDLEPLERHEQLEKLFRQLREQIVSLPRPERSELGDAINLMEQEVKEEKPREFLLQALLTYLKQHVETIGTLEQIERLL, encoded by the coding sequence TTGACGGAAAGGCGGATGGAAATCATACAATCAGCAATCAAATGTTTTTCCAGGAAAGGGTATTTCTCTACGTCGATGCAGGAAATTGCAGAAGATTGCGGTGTATCCAAAGGACTGCTATATAAGCTGTTCGATTCCAAAGAAGATTTGCTTATCCAGGTGTTTGAATCCAACCATAAGCGAATGTTCGAGAAAGCAAGGACAATTTATCTGGATAAGACGCTGGTTCCAAGGGAGGTATTTAAGCAGTCCATCCTGATCGAGTTAGAGGGGATGTTCGAGAACAAGGACTTTTTCAATATATTGTATAAGTCGCTCCCAAAGGAGAACAACAAAGAAATACAGGCGTTGAGTAAACGGACAAGAGCGGCAATGCTCAGCTGGCATAAAAAGCTGCTGCTGGATGCTTACCAGGAAGAAGCTGAACCGATCATCTGGGACCTAACCGTCACGCTGCAAGGAGTCATCAAGGAGTACGTCCAGCTGATAGTCCAGGAACAAAAACCTGCGAATTTGCATCGGATAGCAGAATATATTGTCGATACGCTCGATGCAACTGTCGAAAAACACAGCGATAAGCAAGCGGTATTGACGAAGGAATTGATGGAGGAATACGAAACATACCAGTTCGATTTAGAGCCGCTTGAGCGGCATGAGCAGCTTGAAAAATTGTTCCGTCAATTAAGGGAACAAATCGTTTCGCTGCCGAGGCCGGAGCGAAGCGAACTGGGTGATGCAATCAATTTAATGGAGCAGGAAGTGAAAGAAGAAAAGCCGCGCGAGTTTCTTTTGCAGGCTTTGCTCACCTACCTCAAACAACACGTCGAAACGATTGGGACGTTGGAACAAATAGAGAGACTGCTCTAA
- a CDS encoding MDR family MFS transporter, protein MAEVQPGQVQNRFPIVAVLLAGAFVAILNQTLMATAIPHIMGDFHISENTAQWLTTIFMLVNGIMIPITAFLIETFTTRKLFITAMTCFAAGTLICGIAPSFFILMVGRVVQAAGAGIMLPLMMTVFLTIFPIEKRGAAMGNVGLVISFAPAIGPTLSGYIVESYPWRVMFFIILPIAIIDIVIAYFALKNVNELTHPKVDIISIILSSLGFGGLLYGFSSAGNSGWDSIQVVASLIVGALALSVFIIRQFKLVQPILEFRVFKYKTFTITTIIGMIVFMSLIGSETILPIYMQNMLDFSALESGIMIMPGALLMGAMSPITGRIFDRIGARWLAITGLTIMTITTFLFTNLSTETSLLYLTVVFGIRMLGMSMVMMPVTTAGLNQLPLKLIPHGTAMNNTMRQVAASIGTAILVTVMTSAALDSGPDAATSDLIHGVNVSFWVATALSVVGLALSFFIKGTTPAQERAEQERKAEATGERR, encoded by the coding sequence ATGGCAGAAGTACAACCAGGACAAGTGCAGAATCGGTTTCCGATAGTAGCGGTACTGCTTGCTGGTGCGTTTGTAGCGATATTGAACCAGACTCTGATGGCAACAGCAATCCCGCATATTATGGGGGACTTTCATATTTCAGAGAACACCGCCCAATGGCTGACAACGATTTTCATGCTTGTTAATGGAATCATGATTCCGATCACTGCATTTTTAATTGAAACATTTACAACGAGAAAGCTCTTTATTACCGCAATGACCTGCTTTGCTGCCGGTACCTTGATATGCGGCATTGCCCCATCTTTTTTTATCTTAATGGTGGGACGGGTCGTGCAGGCTGCAGGGGCTGGGATAATGCTGCCTTTAATGATGACTGTATTCTTGACCATTTTTCCAATCGAGAAGCGCGGTGCTGCAATGGGGAATGTCGGTCTTGTCATTTCCTTTGCGCCTGCCATTGGCCCGACTTTATCAGGATATATCGTGGAAAGCTATCCATGGCGGGTCATGTTTTTCATCATTTTACCAATTGCAATCATTGATATTGTCATTGCTTATTTTGCATTGAAAAATGTAAACGAGCTCACCCATCCAAAAGTGGACATCATCTCCATTATTTTGTCTTCCTTAGGGTTCGGTGGATTGTTGTATGGATTCAGCAGCGCCGGCAACAGTGGCTGGGACAGCATACAAGTTGTTGCATCACTTATCGTCGGTGCATTGGCATTGTCGGTATTTATTATCAGACAGTTCAAGCTAGTACAGCCGATCTTGGAATTCAGGGTGTTTAAGTATAAAACGTTTACCATCACCACCATTATCGGGATGATCGTGTTTATGAGCTTGATTGGTTCTGAGACTATTTTGCCGATCTATATGCAAAACATGCTTGATTTTTCCGCGCTGGAATCAGGAATAATGATTATGCCAGGGGCTTTATTAATGGGGGCAATGTCGCCGATTACTGGTAGAATCTTCGATCGAATCGGCGCCCGCTGGCTGGCGATAACCGGGTTGACCATCATGACAATTACTACGTTCCTGTTTACCAATTTGTCGACAGAGACATCGCTGCTTTACTTAACAGTAGTATTTGGTATCCGCATGCTGGGCATGTCAATGGTCATGATGCCAGTCACCACAGCAGGGCTAAACCAGCTGCCACTGAAACTGATTCCTCATGGGACAGCGATGAATAATACCATGCGTCAAGTGGCCGCTTCAATTGGAACAGCCATTCTGGTTACCGTGATGACCAGTGCCGCTTTAGATAGCGGCCCCGACGCCGCGACCAGCGATCTGATCCACGGAGTAAACGTCTCCTTTTGGGTAGCCACCGCCTTATCTGTCGTAGGCTTGGCGCTCAGTTTTTTCATAAAAGGCACCACCCCCGCCCAAGAAAGAGCCGAGCAGGAAAGAAAAGCGGAAGCGACCGGGGAGCGGCGATAG
- a CDS encoding amino acid permease, whose translation MKKQGESQKKIRWWQLSMIGIGCIIGTGYFLGSSIAIRQTGPSVLFAFILAATGTYVVFDALARMTAEHPAEGSFRSYAKKAYGHWAGFSNGWVYWSSEMLIMGSQLTALGIFSQFWFPKVPLWILASVFGVLGLIVILTGVSGFERFENIFAVVKIAAILMFIIIAILAVSGVLNGQKESPSFAFGFQELFPNGLVGFWTALIFAFYAFGGIEVMGIMANELKEPKEAPKSGKIMLLSLTVIYLASLWLALHLVAWNKFSTDESPFILALDKYHIAFVPHVFNGALIIAGFSTMVASLYAITTIIVSLAKDGDAPKLFTKKTGKRELPLRALCLTTSGLILSIIVSLLLPEKIYEYFTTAAGLMLLYTWLFILFSYKKVMKPSGMQLAKRYIGLLLILLAVSGTLFDKSSRPGLFISLGFLILIGLITLSMKKKWKRGTKA comes from the coding sequence ATGAAGAAGCAAGGGGAAAGCCAGAAAAAAATAAGATGGTGGCAGCTTTCCATGATTGGTATCGGGTGTATTATCGGTACCGGTTATTTTTTGGGATCAAGTATTGCCATCAGGCAAACCGGTCCTTCGGTATTGTTTGCCTTCATTTTAGCAGCGACAGGTACATATGTCGTATTTGATGCACTTGCTAGAATGACTGCGGAACATCCGGCAGAAGGTTCCTTTCGTTCCTATGCAAAAAAAGCCTATGGTCATTGGGCTGGATTCAGCAATGGCTGGGTATATTGGTCGTCGGAAATGCTGATCATGGGAAGTCAGCTGACAGCACTTGGTATTTTCTCGCAATTTTGGTTTCCAAAGGTGCCGTTGTGGATTCTTGCCTCGGTATTCGGTGTCCTGGGACTGATTGTCATCCTCACCGGAGTCAGTGGTTTTGAACGGTTTGAAAATATATTTGCTGTGGTAAAGATCGCAGCGATATTGATGTTTATCATCATAGCCATATTGGCGGTTTCTGGTGTTCTCAATGGCCAGAAAGAGTCTCCGTCTTTCGCATTTGGTTTTCAGGAATTATTCCCGAATGGCTTGGTCGGGTTTTGGACAGCTTTGATTTTTGCTTTTTATGCTTTTGGGGGAATCGAAGTAATGGGAATAATGGCTAACGAGCTGAAAGAACCGAAGGAGGCTCCTAAGTCGGGTAAGATCATGCTATTATCTTTGACGGTCATTTATTTAGCCTCCTTATGGCTGGCTCTGCATCTGGTGGCTTGGAATAAATTCTCTACGGATGAAAGTCCCTTTATTCTGGCGTTGGATAAGTACCATATTGCTTTTGTACCCCATGTGTTCAATGGAGCGTTAATTATTGCCGGCTTTTCCACAATGGTTGCCTCTTTATATGCGATTACCACCATCATTGTCAGCCTGGCGAAAGACGGGGATGCCCCGAAACTTTTCACCAAAAAAACCGGAAAAAGGGAGCTCCCCCTTCGGGCTTTATGTCTGACAACCAGCGGACTGATTTTGTCCATCATTGTTTCTTTACTATTGCCTGAAAAAATTTATGAGTATTTCACCACAGCGGCTGGCTTGATGCTGCTCTATACCTGGCTGTTTATTCTTTTTTCTTATAAAAAGGTTATGAAGCCTTCGGGGATGCAGCTGGCGAAAAGATATATTGGATTACTGCTGATTCTTCTGGCCGTATCGGGAACATTGTTTGATAAATCCAGTAGACCTGGCCTTTTTATCAGTTTGGGATTTTTAATCCTTATCGGCTTGATCACCTTATCAATGAAAAAGAAATGGAAACGCGGGACAAAAGCATAG
- a CDS encoding YvrJ family protein gives MFENLTFIQLISNLGFPIAITVYLLHRFEKRIKALEKAVNDLAKLIESSRD, from the coding sequence ATGTTTGAAAATCTGACATTTATCCAGTTGATTAGTAATCTGGGCTTCCCTATCGCAATCACTGTCTATCTGCTCCATCGGTTTGAAAAACGAATCAAAGCATTGGAAAAAGCAGTAAATGACCTGGCCAAGCTAATTGAATCCAGTAGGGACTAA
- a CDS encoding YqcI/YcgG family protein, with protein sequence MRLYTSEDLIRKPEDISHSHFSNYQAFLEKLADKQDRFPCIPAVQGSSLKHFRFGFLPRPGNVHAVETLADLLGQYSHSYKGFGRYTSLILLFENDKERSVADYEYLFWKLLTDLHDSDSFNWPAEIPVHPSEPLWEFCFHGERYFIYTATPSHHKRKSRSFPCFLLAFTPRWAFERFTSQPYALSIKEKIRQRLTAYDEVPPHPDLNTYGQGDNFEAKQYFLREDQTSSQSCPFHPKQR encoded by the coding sequence ATGAGGCTTTATACAAGTGAGGACCTAATCAGGAAACCAGAAGATATTAGCCATTCTCACTTTTCCAACTATCAAGCATTTCTTGAAAAATTAGCTGACAAACAGGACCGTTTCCCTTGTATTCCTGCCGTACAGGGGAGTTCTTTGAAGCATTTTCGGTTTGGCTTCCTACCTCGGCCCGGCAATGTCCATGCCGTGGAAACGTTGGCTGACCTGCTTGGACAATACAGTCATTCCTATAAAGGATTCGGCCGTTACACGTCCCTCATTCTATTATTTGAAAACGATAAGGAACGTTCAGTTGCCGACTATGAATATTTATTTTGGAAACTGTTGACCGATCTCCATGACAGCGATTCCTTTAATTGGCCAGCCGAAATTCCTGTCCATCCCTCTGAACCTCTATGGGAATTTTGCTTTCATGGAGAGCGGTATTTCATTTACACGGCTACTCCTAGTCATCACAAGCGCAAAAGCCGCAGTTTTCCTTGTTTTCTTCTTGCCTTTACACCGAGATGGGCATTTGAGCGATTCACAAGCCAGCCGTATGCCTTGTCCATAAAAGAAAAAATAAGGCAACGATTAACTGCCTATGATGAGGTACCTCCTCATCCAGATTTGAATACTTATGGCCAGGGGGATAACTTTGAAGCGAAGCAATATTTTTTAAGGGAAGATCAAACCTCCAGTCAAAGCTGTCCATTCCATCCGAAGCAACGTTAG
- a CDS encoding LysE family transporter encodes MGIFFSYVFLGLSLAAPIGPINAAQLDKGIKSGFFHAWLIGLGSLAADILYMLTVYFGIVHFLETPFMKTFLWSFGCFVLLYTGFESLLSAKKLSGEQDRNNESSAAKTFFTGFFLALSNPLTILFWLGIYGSVLAKTAAQYDTSHLVLYSCAVILGLIIWDITMALIASSFRRLLTDRVLIIISVLSGLSLICFGIYFGWQAAALLFPLQ; translated from the coding sequence GTGGGGATTTTTTTTAGCTATGTATTTTTGGGGCTTTCTCTAGCTGCTCCGATCGGACCGATCAACGCTGCACAATTGGACAAGGGGATCAAAAGCGGTTTCTTCCACGCCTGGTTGATAGGACTCGGTTCTTTAGCAGCAGACATTTTGTACATGTTGACTGTTTATTTCGGTATCGTTCATTTTTTGGAAACCCCGTTCATGAAAACGTTCCTTTGGTCTTTCGGCTGTTTTGTCTTGCTATATACAGGCTTTGAAAGCCTCCTGAGTGCCAAAAAACTCTCTGGGGAACAAGATCGAAACAATGAAAGTTCGGCAGCAAAGACCTTTTTTACTGGTTTCTTCTTAGCACTATCCAATCCTTTGACCATTTTGTTCTGGTTGGGTATCTATGGGTCCGTATTGGCAAAAACAGCCGCCCAATATGACACCTCCCATTTAGTCCTATACAGCTGTGCCGTTATCCTTGGCTTGATTATCTGGGATATTACGATGGCCCTCATAGCCAGCAGTTTCCGTCGCCTCCTGACCGATCGGGTGTTAATTATCATCTCCGTCCTATCCGGACTTTCCCTGATTTGTTTCGGAATTTATTTCGGTTGGCAGGCGGCAGCATTGCTGTTTCCTCTTCAATAA